One genomic window of Thalassoroseus pseudoceratinae includes the following:
- a CDS encoding NAD-dependent epimerase/dehydratase family protein, which translates to MKIAVTGATGFIGQYIVRRLVESGHTCRCWFRPTSDRSGLKSVADSVQWVEGELAGGAETEFVSGCEAIVHAALYHPGGGFRGGEGDLIDFATKNIIGSLQLIQAAREADAKRFVFVSTCAVHEKILDDRPLDEAHPLWATSHYGAHKAAIEKFVHSFGLGEGFPICAVRPTGVYGVMQDVARSKWFPLIKRIVAGKDVRCEGGGKEVHAGDVAKAIDVLLNADEDQIIGEAFSCYDRYVSEYEVATLAKELTGSSSRIHGEPKSPKNQIVTEKIRALGMEFGGEPLLRKTIEQLAQATRTS; encoded by the coding sequence ATGAAGATAGCCGTCACCGGTGCGACAGGGTTTATCGGTCAGTACATCGTTCGTCGACTCGTTGAGTCCGGTCACACCTGTCGATGTTGGTTTCGCCCGACGAGTGACCGCAGCGGTTTGAAGTCCGTTGCCGACTCGGTCCAATGGGTCGAAGGCGAACTCGCTGGCGGTGCGGAAACCGAGTTCGTCAGTGGTTGCGAGGCGATCGTGCATGCCGCGTTGTATCATCCTGGTGGTGGTTTCCGTGGTGGCGAGGGCGATCTGATCGACTTCGCGACGAAGAATATCATCGGTAGCTTGCAGCTCATCCAAGCCGCTCGCGAAGCCGATGCAAAACGCTTCGTGTTTGTCTCGACGTGTGCGGTCCATGAAAAAATCCTCGACGATCGCCCGCTCGACGAAGCCCACCCGTTGTGGGCGACCAGTCATTACGGTGCTCACAAAGCCGCCATCGAAAAGTTCGTGCATAGCTTTGGACTCGGCGAAGGTTTCCCGATTTGTGCGGTCCGACCGACCGGCGTTTATGGCGTTATGCAAGACGTCGCCCGTAGCAAATGGTTCCCGCTCATCAAACGGATCGTGGCTGGCAAAGACGTCCGCTGTGAAGGTGGTGGCAAGGAAGTGCACGCTGGCGATGTCGCCAAAGCGATCGACGTGTTACTGAATGCCGACGAGGATCAAATCATCGGCGAAGCGTTCAGCTGTTACGATCGCTACGTCTCCGAATACGAAGTGGCGACGCTTGCCAAGGAACTCACCGGTAGTTCCAGCCGAATTCATGGCGAACCAAAGTCCCCCAAGAACCAAATCGTCACCGAAAAAATCCGTGCACTCGGGATGGAGTTCGGCGGCGAACCGCTCTTGCGAAAGACGATCGAACAACTCGCCCAAGCGACTCGGACGTCCTAG
- a CDS encoding cytochrome b, whose protein sequence is MTSKNLLGRLADWLDHRVGTRHLVHEALYERIPGGSRWRYVWGSTLVYTFTVQFITGIFLWTAYSPSASTAWESVYYINNVMYLGHLVRGIHHFAAQAMVVLMALHLMQIIIDGAYKAPREINFWLGLVLMLLVFGFSLTGYLLPWDQKGYYATQVSTKIAGATPVIGNEVQTVIQGGPKYGHQTLTRFFALHVGVLPVLLIAFLGLHLYVFRRHGITPADPDHAPTTTFWPDQVLKDAVACLAVLATVVFFAVYFGAELSAPANPSEPYSAARPEWYYLFLFRFLRYEWVEHLGLAFGAIYFPGFLFTILIAMPLIAHIKGGHMFNKIYMWLVVVGIVFLTGLAMYEDKNDIEHQLALQDAHIDGERVQELAALPRKIPVEGAVSLLANDPFTQGPKIFAKQCAACHRWNGHDGRRRFVLSTVADGDDVKQILTPPTAADLGDFGTREWTTNILLNYDEVFAPLKNAGWYQQAKADDDLGSVPGPGESEMSDYLAENHEYLSSNEKDVQAIVEYFAKISERKDLEPIDEKLAARGEAIVTGDADGLSYSCFDCHHQTLDEADSYGYPSLHKYGSVEWLKDFITNPGSGNHYGDSNQMPAYTPDRLSPHDLDMLTRWMVGDYDETEIELPPVMTPAGVEIEESTEKNTEDGE, encoded by the coding sequence ATGACTAGTAAGAACCTTCTCGGACGGTTGGCTGACTGGTTGGATCACCGCGTCGGCACTCGTCACTTGGTGCATGAAGCGCTCTACGAACGCATTCCCGGCGGCTCGCGGTGGCGATATGTCTGGGGCAGCACGTTGGTCTACACGTTCACCGTGCAGTTCATCACGGGGATTTTCCTGTGGACCGCGTACAGCCCGAGTGCCAGCACGGCTTGGGAAAGTGTGTACTACATCAACAACGTGATGTACCTCGGTCATCTCGTCCGCGGCATTCACCACTTCGCCGCCCAAGCGATGGTCGTGTTGATGGCCTTGCACCTGATGCAAATCATCATCGACGGTGCCTACAAAGCCCCGCGCGAGATCAACTTCTGGCTCGGTTTGGTGCTGATGCTGCTTGTCTTCGGATTTTCGTTGACGGGGTATCTGCTGCCATGGGATCAGAAGGGATATTACGCCACGCAAGTCTCGACGAAGATCGCCGGTGCGACGCCGGTGATCGGGAATGAAGTCCAAACGGTTATCCAAGGTGGACCGAAATACGGACACCAAACTCTCACCCGGTTCTTTGCGTTGCACGTCGGCGTGTTACCGGTGTTGCTGATTGCGTTTTTGGGGCTGCACTTGTACGTCTTCCGGCGACACGGCATCACCCCCGCCGACCCGGACCACGCACCGACAACAACCTTCTGGCCGGATCAAGTCCTCAAAGATGCCGTGGCGTGTCTGGCGGTGTTGGCGACGGTCGTGTTCTTCGCCGTTTACTTCGGAGCGGAACTCAGTGCGCCGGCGAATCCGTCCGAACCATACTCGGCTGCCCGTCCGGAATGGTACTACTTGTTCCTGTTCCGTTTCCTGCGATACGAATGGGTTGAGCATCTCGGTTTGGCGTTCGGAGCAATTTACTTTCCCGGTTTCCTGTTCACAATCCTGATTGCAATGCCTTTGATCGCCCATATCAAGGGCGGTCACATGTTCAACAAGATCTATATGTGGCTGGTGGTAGTCGGCATTGTCTTTCTGACCGGTTTGGCGATGTACGAAGACAAGAACGACATCGAACACCAACTCGCGTTGCAGGATGCTCACATCGACGGCGAACGTGTGCAGGAACTCGCTGCATTGCCTCGGAAGATTCCCGTCGAGGGAGCTGTCTCGCTGCTCGCGAACGATCCGTTCACACAAGGGCCGAAAATCTTCGCCAAGCAGTGTGCGGCGTGTCACCGTTGGAACGGTCACGATGGTCGCCGACGGTTCGTGCTCTCCACGGTTGCCGATGGCGACGACGTGAAACAAATTCTCACGCCGCCCACCGCTGCCGACCTGGGCGACTTCGGCACACGTGAATGGACGACGAATATCCTGCTCAACTACGACGAGGTTTTCGCCCCGCTCAAGAATGCCGGGTGGTACCAGCAAGCCAAAGCCGATGACGATTTAGGCTCCGTCCCCGGTCCAGGTGAATCGGAGATGAGTGATTATCTTGCGGAGAATCACGAGTACCTCAGCAGTAACGAAAAAGACGTGCAAGCCATCGTCGAATACTTCGCCAAGATTTCCGAACGGAAAGACTTGGAACCAATCGACGAAAAACTTGCCGCCCGTGGGGAAGCCATCGTGACTGGCGACGCGGACGGACTCTCTTACAGTTGCTTCGACTGTCATCACCAGACACTCGACGAAGCCGACTCCTATGGTTACCCGTCGTTGCACAAATACGGTTCGGTTGAGTGGCTGAAGGACTTCATCACCAACCCCGGCAGTGGCAACCACTACGGCGACTCAAATCAAATGCCGGCGTACACGCCCGATCGGCTTTCCCCGCATGATCTCGACATGCTCACCCGCTGGATGGTCGGCGATTACGACGAAACCGAAATCGAACTCCCACCCGTCATGACACCCGCCGGCGTGGAGATTGAAGAATCGACCGAAAAAAACACGGAGGATGGAGAATAG
- a CDS encoding Rieske 2Fe-2S domain-containing protein, with translation MNEPTSENPTSAKVETETQGTVDPLANDEPRRFFMKAVIAIGAGAVAVLTPLIAGVLFFLDPLLRRGKDGGDDEFIKLETTVDALPADGTPQRVTVFADRVDAWNKFLHQQIGSVYVRKIGDQVIVFNATCPHLGCGVDYRPTTQDFFCPCHTSAFDLDGQKKNDIPPRAMDVLEAEIRNKTEIWVHYQDFRAATEEKIPV, from the coding sequence ATGAATGAACCAACTTCCGAGAACCCGACGAGTGCCAAAGTCGAAACCGAAACCCAAGGCACGGTTGATCCGCTTGCGAATGACGAACCGCGACGGTTCTTCATGAAGGCGGTCATCGCCATTGGTGCCGGTGCGGTCGCGGTGTTGACTCCGCTCATTGCCGGCGTGCTGTTCTTCCTTGATCCTCTCTTGCGACGGGGAAAAGACGGCGGCGACGATGAGTTCATCAAACTCGAAACCACAGTCGACGCCCTGCCCGCCGACGGAACTCCTCAACGAGTGACGGTTTTTGCCGACCGTGTTGATGCGTGGAACAAGTTCCTACATCAGCAAATCGGCTCGGTCTATGTTCGCAAAATTGGTGACCAGGTCATTGTGTTCAACGCGACCTGTCCGCACCTCGGTTGTGGCGTGGATTACCGCCCCACCACCCAAGATTTCTTCTGTCCCTGTCACACGAGCGCTTTCGACTTGGACGGCCAAAAGAAGAACGACATTCCGCCGCGTGCGATGGATGTCCTGGAAGCGGAAATTCGCAACAAAACCGAAATCTGGGTGCACTACCAAGACTTCCGAGCGGCTACTGAAGAAAAGATTCCCGTATGA
- a CDS encoding DHH family phosphoesterase, with the protein MSVNWEPLREIIDQHQRFLISSHVRPDADALGSELALAAILEDQDKSVRIVNPSATPAHLEFLDPQGKVNKIGRNFTVDQILDTEVHIIVDTSAWVQLVDVGKALRQSSAKRVVIDHHMSADDLNAVEFKDTSAEATGALIFRMAEALGYRVPPSVAVPLFCAIATDTGWFRFSSTTAETMRVISRLIDLGAQPHLIYQQLYEQNSIGKVRLAARVLSRVQLECEGRLAWIQVKQEDFEATESTPVDTEDLVNETLKIAGTQAAFIAIEQLNKTIKFSLRSQRDLNVAALAEPFGGGGHKQAAGAVLQGTLDEAVATMRAAFLKAMECSP; encoded by the coding sequence ATGAGCGTCAATTGGGAACCGTTGCGAGAAATTATCGATCAGCACCAACGGTTTCTGATCTCAAGCCACGTTCGCCCCGATGCCGATGCACTCGGCTCGGAGTTAGCGCTCGCGGCGATTCTTGAAGATCAAGACAAATCGGTGCGAATCGTTAATCCGTCGGCAACTCCGGCACACTTGGAGTTTCTCGACCCGCAAGGGAAGGTCAACAAGATCGGTCGCAACTTTACGGTTGATCAGATTTTGGATACCGAAGTGCATATCATCGTCGACACCAGCGCGTGGGTGCAGTTGGTCGATGTCGGCAAAGCACTTCGGCAGTCATCAGCGAAACGGGTCGTTATCGATCACCACATGAGTGCGGATGATTTGAATGCCGTCGAATTCAAAGATACCTCCGCCGAAGCGACCGGTGCATTGATTTTCCGCATGGCTGAAGCGTTGGGGTATCGCGTTCCGCCTTCAGTCGCCGTGCCATTGTTTTGTGCGATCGCGACCGACACGGGATGGTTCCGGTTTTCATCGACCACCGCTGAGACCATGCGGGTTATCAGCCGTTTAATTGACTTAGGCGCGCAACCACATTTAATATATCAACAGTTGTATGAGCAAAATTCGATCGGTAAAGTGCGGTTGGCGGCACGTGTTCTCTCTCGCGTGCAGCTCGAATGCGAAGGCCGGTTGGCTTGGATTCAAGTGAAACAGGAAGATTTCGAAGCTACGGAATCGACACCTGTCGACACCGAAGACTTAGTCAACGAGACGTTGAAAATCGCCGGAACGCAAGCTGCGTTCATTGCGATCGAACAACTCAACAAGACGATCAAATTTAGTTTACGTAGTCAACGTGACTTGAATGTGGCAGCCTTGGCCGAACCCTTCGGTGGTGGCGGGCACAAACAAGCTGCGGGCGCGGTTTTGCAGGGAACTCTTGACGAAGCCGTTGCCACCATGCGTGCGGCATTCCTCAAAGCGATGGAATGTTCGCCGTAA
- a CDS encoding bifunctional riboflavin kinase/FAD synthetase, with product MTLLHGFGDSAPYRGGYVAIGNFDGVHRGHQRMIATLTGRAQADGVPAVVLTFNPHPIELLRPGQMPPRLSNIQRKAELLTHYGVDTVIAYPTDQELLSLSPEDFFSRIVETELDARGLVEGPNFFFGRDRKGDVHTLRELCEASGRSLDIVEPVLDDDQMVSSSRIRKLLVAGDVAEAVEMLGHPYRMEGRVVKGAGRGRTLGWPTANLAEIETLYPADGVYAGIARVGEDAYPAAIHLGSNPTFQENTRKLEVHLIGFQGDLYDRVMAVDLLGRVRGTQTFAGPEELRDQLKKDIAQTQSMAERYLSR from the coding sequence ATGACGCTGCTTCACGGCTTTGGAGATTCCGCACCGTATCGTGGCGGTTACGTGGCGATCGGCAACTTTGATGGTGTGCACCGCGGGCATCAACGCATGATCGCCACTCTCACTGGTCGTGCCCAGGCCGATGGTGTGCCCGCCGTCGTGCTGACGTTCAATCCGCACCCGATTGAATTGCTTCGTCCCGGACAAATGCCGCCGCGATTGAGCAACATCCAACGCAAAGCCGAACTCTTGACGCATTACGGCGTGGACACCGTGATTGCGTATCCGACCGATCAGGAATTGCTGTCACTTTCGCCGGAAGATTTTTTCTCGCGAATCGTCGAAACCGAACTCGATGCCCGTGGCTTGGTGGAAGGGCCAAACTTCTTTTTCGGTCGCGATCGCAAAGGTGATGTCCACACGCTTCGCGAATTGTGCGAGGCGTCCGGGCGAAGTTTGGACATCGTGGAACCGGTCTTGGATGACGATCAGATGGTGTCATCAAGTCGCATTCGGAAACTGCTTGTTGCCGGAGATGTTGCCGAGGCGGTAGAAATGTTGGGGCATCCGTATCGTATGGAAGGGCGAGTCGTCAAAGGAGCCGGACGCGGTCGCACGCTTGGTTGGCCGACGGCGAATCTTGCGGAGATCGAAACGCTTTACCCGGCGGACGGCGTGTATGCGGGGATCGCCAGAGTCGGTGAAGACGCTTACCCGGCGGCGATCCACTTGGGATCGAATCCCACGTTTCAAGAGAACACGCGGAAACTCGAGGTCCATCTCATCGGTTTTCAAGGCGATTTGTACGACCGTGTCATGGCGGTTGATCTGCTCGGTCGGGTTCGTGGAACACAGACGTTCGCCGGTCCCGAGGAGTTGCGAGATCAACTCAAGAAAGACATCGCTCAAACGCAGAGCATGGCGGAACGTTATTTGTCGCGTTAG